A region from the Mesomycoplasma hyopneumoniae J genome encodes:
- the ruvA gene encoding Holliday junction branch migration protein RuvA, translating to MQIYQFGKIVSKNKNYLILENHGSGYLIYVPRIDRFSRDENRKIYIYEHENDYTKITYGFASFRERILFEDLISIQGVGPKTAISALNSGMQNLINLIAANDWKTLAKIPYLSEKNAKQIVFEFQKKYERFNENHKNQTEETNQDSQEKELEKKDDLADITIQKSNLEDKTAANLEDTLKMLGFKPRQIDYALTKVEPNENFENLIENAIKIISNAREFRN from the coding sequence ATGCAAATCTATCAATTCGGAAAAATTGTCTCAAAAAACAAAAACTATTTAATTCTTGAAAACCACGGCAGTGGCTATCTTATTTATGTACCTCGAATCGATCGTTTTAGCCGCGACGAAAATCGCAAAATTTATATTTATGAACATGAAAATGACTATACAAAAATAACTTACGGTTTTGCGAGCTTCCGTGAGCGGATTTTGTTTGAAGATCTAATTTCAATTCAAGGGGTTGGACCTAAAACCGCAATTTCTGCACTTAATTCGGGAATGCAGAATTTAATTAATTTAATTGCCGCAAACGACTGAAAAACGCTGGCAAAAATTCCTTATCTTTCTGAGAAAAATGCAAAACAAATAGTCTTTGAATTTCAAAAAAAATACGAAAGATTTAACGAAAACCATAAAAACCAAACAGAGGAAACAAATCAAGACTCTCAAGAAAAAGAACTAGAAAAAAAGGATGATTTAGCTGATATTACCATCCAAAAATCAAATCTTGAAGACAAAACGGCCGCAAATCTTGAGGATACTTTGAAAATGCTTGGTTTCAAACCACGTCAAATTGATTATGCGCTTACAAAAGTTGAACCTAATGAAAATTTTGAAAATTTAATTGAAAACGCAATTAAAATTATATCAAATGCCAGAGAATTTAGAAATTAG
- the ruvB gene encoding Holliday junction branch migration DNA helicase RuvB, which produces MPENLEIRPSSFENFIGQKKLVETLQILISSSQKRKQSLDHILFYGPPGTGKTTLANIVANVLEAKIKYVQGPLLEKKSDVLAVLANISPDTIIFIDEIHGINKNIEELLYSAMEEFVIDLQIGVDGERKIMRMKLPQFTLIGASTKLAQISTPLQNRFGYVAKIVDYTLEDMIQIIRNSSAVLKLKMNTEIIKYIASFSNNTPRIANNLLKRIRDFALVLNAKRIDKDIVNKTFDSIGIYNQGLSQINIEYLNLLVKIFKGKSVALDVIANVLKEHRQTIINIIEPPLIEKELIEKTSRGRRITKKGRDYLLELKTN; this is translated from the coding sequence ATGCCAGAGAATTTAGAAATTAGACCAAGCAGTTTTGAAAATTTTATCGGGCAAAAAAAATTAGTTGAAACCTTACAAATTTTAATTAGCTCATCACAAAAACGAAAGCAATCACTTGATCATATTCTCTTTTATGGACCACCAGGAACAGGAAAAACGACACTGGCTAACATCGTTGCAAATGTTCTTGAGGCTAAAATTAAATATGTTCAGGGGCCTTTGCTTGAAAAAAAGTCAGATGTGCTTGCAGTTTTAGCAAATATTTCGCCGGATACCATCATTTTTATCGATGAAATTCACGGAATTAATAAAAATATTGAAGAGCTTTTATATTCTGCAATGGAAGAATTTGTAATTGATCTTCAGATTGGCGTTGATGGGGAGAGAAAAATTATGCGGATGAAACTCCCGCAATTTACACTAATTGGCGCTTCAACTAAACTTGCTCAAATTTCAACGCCATTACAAAACCGTTTTGGTTATGTTGCTAAAATAGTTGATTATACACTTGAAGATATGATCCAGATTATTCGGAATTCCTCAGCAGTTTTAAAACTTAAAATGAATACTGAAATTATTAAATATATTGCAAGTTTTTCCAATAATACACCAAGAATTGCCAATAATTTATTAAAAAGAATTCGTGATTTTGCGCTAGTTTTAAATGCAAAACGAATTGACAAAGACATTGTTAATAAAACTTTTGATAGTATTGGAATTTATAATCAAGGTCTTTCGCAGATAAATATTGAATATTTAAACCTCCTTGTAAAAATTTTTAAGGGAAAATCAGTGGCACTTGATGTAATTGCAAATGTTTTAAAAGAACATCGGCAAACCATTATCAATATTATTGAGCCGCCATTAATTGAGAAGGAATTAATCGAGAAAACCTCGCGTGGTCGGAGGATTACTAAAAAAGGTAGGGATTATTTACTCGAACTAAAAACTAATTAA
- a CDS encoding DUF2779 domain-containing protein, protein MKKINFSHYFRLHTRQKYFIWNNLDSNFPENPDFDEENFENTVWNFEALSENPTDFSELHINIFKNFTTEFHTFIKKKYPEKKICIVYPAEVEKKIAQTISFYKSGNCDIIFNPCFEYKDAVAHSSVFFVFNKKISILKLSTSTKIKDYLAANWNFWITTYALRGFGNDLNPIEEVSYFLIDTVENPRKNQTEFCETLWVSTNKGVKSVSKIDREGPYYFFAKKIAKQNGLTLLEFNNPYFLEQNRLVKNLLRNTVSRNSPKGPKKTKKIIKMIPIIDALSEIKEAKNIKTFSPPQISDNGNFEKNPDFNMLMTKFYPQLANISGTLLKAKDALSLIEDEEKLLMLEKNSFWFNFFQENNSIIINQIEELKKFLLNLYAKKIVWYDFEAFSLPFPPIDYVQPFQQIVSQVSIVLTNRGQILNQNFSDRNLVFDPKNYTWENFFLIIDKIYHKHADFYVVFNKSYELTRLKEMLEIIFKNYLERLPYHKAKQKLEEYELKVAEIIKKTIDLKDPFAKYWLVISDLKGCYSIKKIENFITKYKYNLKRLIIPYKQLAIKNGLEAMIESIDRYFNFIGDNQWEITKKNLQIYCQNDVIAMIMVWDFLKFIYKNANNASNIKVIKPQKVTLFEN, encoded by the coding sequence ATGAAAAAAATTAATTTTTCCCACTATTTTCGTTTACATACAAGACAAAAATATTTCATCTGAAACAATTTAGATTCTAATTTTCCCGAAAATCCTGATTTTGATGAGGAAAATTTTGAGAATACAGTTTGAAATTTTGAAGCTTTAAGTGAAAATCCTACCGATTTTTCTGAATTACACATTAATATTTTTAAAAATTTTACAACGGAATTTCATACTTTTATTAAAAAAAAATATCCTGAGAAGAAAATTTGCATTGTCTATCCGGCAGAAGTTGAAAAAAAAATTGCGCAAACAATTAGTTTTTATAAAAGTGGAAATTGTGATATTATATTTAACCCATGTTTTGAATATAAAGATGCCGTAGCTCATTCTTCTGTATTTTTTGTATTTAATAAAAAAATAAGCATCCTAAAATTATCAACTTCAACAAAAATTAAAGACTATTTAGCCGCAAATTGAAATTTTTGAATTACAACTTATGCGCTTCGTGGATTTGGAAATGATCTTAATCCAATTGAAGAAGTTTCTTATTTTTTAATTGATACAGTTGAGAATCCAAGAAAAAATCAAACTGAATTTTGTGAAACATTATGAGTTTCAACTAACAAAGGTGTCAAGTCAGTTTCAAAAATAGATCGTGAAGGTCCTTATTATTTTTTTGCAAAAAAAATCGCTAAACAAAACGGCCTTACACTTTTAGAGTTTAATAATCCTTATTTTCTTGAACAAAATCGTCTTGTTAAAAATCTTCTTAGAAACACAGTTAGTAGAAATTCACCAAAGGGGCCTAAAAAAACCAAAAAAATTATCAAAATGATTCCAATAATTGATGCTTTATCCGAAATCAAAGAGGCTAAAAACATAAAAACTTTTAGTCCACCACAGATTTCTGATAATGGGAATTTTGAAAAAAATCCTGATTTTAATATGCTGATGACAAAATTTTATCCTCAACTTGCAAATATTAGTGGTACCCTTTTAAAAGCAAAAGATGCCTTATCGCTAATCGAAGATGAAGAAAAATTACTAATGCTTGAAAAAAATTCTTTTTGATTTAATTTTTTTCAAGAAAATAATAGCATTATTATTAATCAAATTGAGGAATTAAAAAAATTTTTACTAAATTTATATGCAAAAAAAATTGTCTGGTATGATTTTGAAGCTTTTTCCCTTCCATTTCCGCCAATTGATTATGTCCAACCCTTTCAGCAAATTGTTTCCCAGGTTTCGATAGTTTTAACTAATAGAGGCCAAATTTTGAATCAAAATTTTTCAGATAGAAATCTTGTTTTTGATCCAAAAAATTATACTTGAGAAAATTTTTTCCTTATAATTGATAAAATTTATCATAAACATGCCGATTTTTATGTGGTTTTTAATAAATCTTATGAACTCACTAGACTAAAAGAAATGCTTGAGATAATTTTCAAAAATTATCTTGAAAGACTTCCATATCATAAAGCAAAACAAAAATTAGAAGAATATGAGTTAAAAGTAGCTGAAATTATTAAAAAAACGATTGATTTAAAAGACCCTTTTGCGAAATATTGACTAGTAATCTCGGATCTTAAGGGCTGTTATTCAATTAAAAAAATTGAAAATTTTATCACAAAATATAAATATAACCTTAAAAGATTAATAATCCCTTATAAACAATTAGCAATAAAAAACGGACTTGAGGCGATGATCGAATCAATTGATCGTTATTTTAATTTTATTGGTGATAATCAGTGGGAAATAACAAAGAAAAATTTGCAAATTTATTGCCAAAATGATGTAATTGCAATGATTATGGTCTGAGATTTTCTCAAATTTATTTATAAAAATGCAAATAATGCGTCTAATATTAAGGTAATCAAACCCCAAAAAGTTACACTTTTTGAGAATTAA
- a CDS encoding DUF1410 domain-containing protein produces the protein MKSWTKKVNCLIFQTSLMVIFPSFLVSCGNQESPEILVQNLQSQSVELVLNNVKIIPQDKIAKLFKVELKKENTENYQQVQFSARRALHNNQPKILLKITDLEPDSKYVIKIIRLNGQIEEQLFVKGNVFRTNPSPVIISNSYKKMDSLDPSSQFDFRVALSDQNLSSQLIDVHYRKANMIRSDYEIQSFKHNVKSDQFLYVSLKNLDRDTNYVISGLYDQKGKLLTYDNNLFPLSFRTEADIIDVQVSNAKFAGQIDSSLENIDVDFEVKFSPGVVKANTVNNYSLVFKRENEGVSSGFDQINNNDVEYIANYIRPADGEGNSFIFRVKLPWKKQHNIYKIVAGYNKLARETRLFDQNVVDSPNILKIKHSVLEKKLEIDT, from the coding sequence ATGAAAAGCTGAACTAAGAAAGTAAATTGCCTAATCTTTCAAACCAGTTTGATGGTTATTTTTCCTAGTTTTCTTGTTTCGTGTGGTAATCAAGAAAGTCCGGAAATTTTAGTCCAAAATCTTCAATCTCAATCTGTCGAACTTGTTCTTAATAATGTTAAAATCATTCCCCAGGATAAAATAGCTAAACTATTTAAGGTTGAATTAAAAAAGGAAAATACTGAAAATTATCAACAAGTTCAATTTTCAGCTCGTCGTGCTTTGCATAATAATCAACCTAAAATTTTGTTAAAAATTACTGATTTAGAACCTGATTCTAAATATGTAATTAAAATTATTCGCCTAAATGGTCAAATAGAAGAACAATTATTTGTTAAAGGTAATGTTTTTAGAACTAATCCAAGTCCTGTGATTATTTCTAATTCATATAAAAAAATGGATTCATTAGATCCTTCAAGCCAATTTGATTTTCGTGTAGCTCTTTCTGATCAAAATTTATCCTCCCAACTTATCGATGTCCATTATCGAAAAGCAAATATGATTAGATCAGATTATGAAATTCAATCTTTTAAACATAATGTTAAATCTGATCAATTTCTTTATGTTAGTCTAAAAAATTTAGACCGTGATACTAATTATGTAATTTCGGGACTTTATGATCAAAAAGGAAAATTATTAACTTATGATAATAATTTATTCCCCTTATCATTTCGAACAGAAGCCGATATTATTGATGTTCAAGTCTCAAATGCAAAATTCGCTGGACAAATTGATTCTAGTCTTGAAAATATTGATGTTGATTTTGAAGTTAAATTTAGTCCCGGTGTTGTAAAAGCAAATACTGTTAATAATTATTCTTTAGTTTTCAAGCGCGAGAATGAAGGTGTATCATCGGGTTTTGATCAAATAAATAATAATGATGTTGAGTATATCGCGAATTATATAAGGCCAGCTGATGGGGAGGGAAATAGTTTTATTTTCCGAGTAAAACTACCATGAAAGAAACAGCATAATATTTATAAAATTGTTGCTGGTTATAATAAATTAGCACGTGAAACCCGTTTATTTGATCAAAATGTAGTCGATTCACCAAATATTTTAAAAATTAAGCATTCGGTTTTAGAAAAAAAATTAGAAATTGATACATAA
- a CDS encoding site-specific DNA-methyltransferase — protein sequence MTDSKILNLLEIYKQKLDEISSKELNSDQKQLAYKILEKFPDKELEYVYQFVVQRIKTGFRFDSAPESDTNTVAILEKDENLSFKSNENNQNQNTLIIGENYDALKNLLVLERERERERERERATAAGYDIIYIDPPYNTQASFNEGNQIANDKENILPSKFIYRDKYSRNGWLNLLNERLNLAKKLLKDDGIIFVSIDDNQHGYLKVLMDEIFGEENFVANLVWQKKNEGSAADSKFVKVLTEYVLAYSKNIQHLTTNIYVQNINDGSYKFSDEYIQERGKYKLIQLDRASLTWSEGLDYPIEYNGKIYYAGGSQEKWQARHQGNRAVKDWRWRWARKKLDWGIKNGFIVFKNEKVFSKQYQFVDNNNQKIERVSKFSNLILLAQGTEGTQEQKNIFSTKVFDHPKPIELIKYLINIHPNKNAKILDFFAGSGTTGHAVWELNRQDGGNRIFTLVTNNQNNIATNITYERLFRINHGFGTKKEQNFDWIKKNQPYKTNLDVFRINYFNTEILNKENDVNLLVKKLEKMLVDFGISSKNNINLIEYLNYLLALLPQKKNKK from the coding sequence ATGACAGATTCAAAAATCCTGAATTTATTAGAAATATACAAACAAAAATTAGATGAAATTTCATCAAAAGAACTAAATTCTGACCAAAAACAATTAGCCTACAAAATTCTTGAAAAATTCCCGGATAAGGAACTTGAATATGTCTATCAGTTTGTCGTTCAGCGAATTAAAACCGGTTTTCGCTTTGATTCTGCCCCCGAAAGTGATACAAATACTGTTGCTATTTTAGAAAAAGATGAAAATCTTAGTTTTAAATCCAATGAAAATAATCAAAATCAAAATACTTTAATAATTGGCGAAAATTATGATGCTCTTAAAAATCTTTTAGTTCTCGAGAGAGAGAGAGAGAGAGAGAGAGAGAGAGAGAGAGCGACCGCAGCCGGGTATGATATAATTTATATCGATCCACCTTATAATACTCAGGCTAGTTTTAATGAAGGCAACCAGATTGCAAATGATAAAGAAAATATCTTACCTTCAAAATTTATTTACCGAGATAAATACTCGCGAAATGGCTGACTAAATTTATTAAATGAGCGACTAAATTTAGCCAAAAAACTTTTAAAAGACGACGGGATAATTTTTGTCTCAATTGATGATAATCAACACGGCTACTTAAAAGTTTTAATGGATGAAATTTTTGGCGAGGAAAATTTTGTTGCTAATTTAGTTTGGCAAAAGAAAAACGAGGGATCAGCGGCAGACTCCAAATTTGTAAAAGTCCTAACAGAGTATGTATTAGCTTATTCAAAAAACATTCAACATTTAACAACAAATATTTATGTCCAAAATATTAATGACGGTTCATATAAATTTTCTGATGAGTATATTCAAGAAAGAGGAAAATATAAGTTGATCCAACTTGATCGTGCCTCATTAACGTGATCTGAAGGACTTGATTATCCGATTGAATATAATGGCAAAATTTATTATGCTGGCGGGAGTCAAGAAAAGTGACAAGCCAGGCATCAGGGAAACCGCGCTGTTAAAGATTGGAGATGGCGTTGAGCTAGGAAAAAATTAGATTGAGGAATCAAAAATGGTTTTATTGTTTTCAAAAATGAAAAGGTTTTTTCAAAACAATACCAATTCGTTGATAACAATAACCAAAAAATTGAAAGAGTTTCGAAATTTTCTAATTTAATATTATTAGCCCAAGGAACTGAAGGCACCCAGGAGCAAAAAAATATTTTTTCAACAAAGGTTTTTGATCATCCCAAACCAATTGAATTAATTAAGTATTTAATTAATATTCATCCCAATAAAAATGCAAAAATTCTTGATTTTTTTGCCGGAAGTGGAACAACCGGTCATGCAGTTTGAGAGTTGAACCGTCAGGATGGCGGAAACAGAATTTTTACTTTAGTCACAAACAATCAAAATAATATCGCAACTAACATAACTTATGAAAGACTTTTTCGGATAAATCACGGTTTTGGAACAAAAAAAGAGCAAAATTTTGATTGGATCAAGAAAAATCAACCTTATAAAACTAATTTAGATGTTTTTCGAATTAATTATTTTAATACAGAAATTCTTAACAAGGAAAATGATGTTAATTTATTAGTTAAAAAACTAGAAAAAATGCTAGTTGATTTTGGAATTTCTAGCAAAAATAACATAAATCTAATTGAATATCTTAACTATCTCCTTGCGCTTTTACCCCAAAAAAAGAATAAAAAATAA
- the efp gene encoding elongation factor P: MINVNEFRPGITFEFENEIYVVISAQHSKQGRGQANVKTKVKNLRTGAITIKTFSGGERVEKAHIEKISMSFLYNDGASIVLMDDSTYEQVAIENTKITWELNFLTEGIKVKLRKFNNEILDIELPAKIELKITSTFDAVRGNTTTNPTKRATLETGYEIDVPLFIKEGESVIVSTEDGKYVSRG, from the coding sequence ATGATTAATGTTAATGAATTTCGACCTGGCATTACTTTTGAATTTGAAAATGAAATTTATGTGGTAATTTCAGCCCAACATTCAAAACAAGGTCGAGGGCAAGCGAATGTAAAAACAAAAGTAAAAAATTTACGCACTGGTGCAATTACTATTAAAACTTTTTCTGGTGGAGAAAGGGTCGAAAAAGCTCATATTGAGAAAATTTCGATGTCATTTCTTTATAACGATGGTGCAAGTATCGTTTTAATGGATGATTCCACTTATGAACAAGTAGCAATCGAGAATACAAAAATTACCTGGGAGCTTAATTTTTTAACTGAAGGAATTAAGGTAAAACTACGAAAATTTAACAACGAAATCCTTGATATTGAACTCCCAGCTAAAATCGAATTAAAAATAACTTCAACTTTTGATGCTGTAAGAGGAAATACAACAACAAATCCAACAAAACGAGCAACATTGGAAACAGGTTATGAAATCGATGTTCCTTTATTTATTAAGGAAGGCGAAAGTGTAATTGTATCAACAGAAGATGGGAAGTATGTCTCACGAGGGTAA
- a CDS encoding transketolase: protein MLKNNIENLAINSLKMHGVAAVNKANSGHPGVILSAAKMVYALYRDHMNFDVENLNWINRDRFILSAGHASGLLYSLLYNLGILEQKDLENFRQMGSKTPGHPEYGHTLGVEATTGPLGQGIAMGVGLAMAQAHLHSKFPEINHYTYILCGDGDLQEGISYESLSLAGHLKLENLIILYDSNDIQLDSPLDVVFSENVRQRIESQGLFYQLVEKNDVNLISEAITKAKKSKKPSFIEIKTIIGEGTSKEKTSDVHGAPLGNDILTLKKNLNWEYDDFYLADELRQHWKNTLGKRSQKAFAEFKISKELKEFLEKGQNLDFEIDLDLAKNQATRNTSGQILDYISKHLPYWIGGSADLSVSTKAKGSDGVFSCQNYQGRNIMFGVREFAMASIANGIALHSVLRPFVSTFFVFADYLKPALRLSAIMKLPVSYIFSHDSLMVGEDGPTHEPVEQLAMLRSLPNLAVYRPGDENELKAAYELILAKKNHPSALILTRQNIKSFNSCKKGFKKGAYLIRKASSKWALIATGSELGLANEIANKLDVNLISLSNWQNSPIWDPNYAISLELATTFGWKAHAKYNFGHDDFGFSAPADKILEKIGFNFDNLVTKIKKIII from the coding sequence ATGCTCAAAAATAACATTGAAAATTTAGCAATAAATTCTTTGAAAATGCATGGTGTTGCTGCGGTTAATAAAGCAAATTCAGGTCATCCTGGAGTGATTTTAAGTGCTGCGAAAATGGTTTATGCATTATATCGCGATCATATGAATTTTGATGTTGAAAATCTAAATTGAATAAATCGCGATCGGTTTATTTTATCAGCCGGACATGCTTCTGGACTTTTATATTCTTTATTATATAATTTAGGAATTCTAGAGCAAAAAGATCTTGAAAATTTTCGCCAAATGGGATCAAAAACTCCAGGACATCCAGAATATGGACATACTTTAGGAGTTGAGGCAACAACAGGACCACTTGGTCAAGGAATCGCAATGGGTGTTGGCCTTGCGATGGCGCAGGCACATTTGCATTCTAAATTTCCCGAAATTAATCATTATACTTATATTTTATGCGGCGATGGCGATCTCCAAGAGGGAATATCTTATGAATCACTTTCGTTAGCCGGTCATCTGAAACTAGAAAATCTTATTATCCTTTATGATTCAAATGATATCCAACTTGATTCCCCTCTTGATGTGGTTTTTAGTGAAAATGTCCGTCAAAGAATTGAATCACAAGGTCTTTTTTACCAATTAGTTGAAAAAAATGATGTTAATTTAATCTCAGAAGCGATTACTAAGGCAAAAAAATCAAAAAAACCAAGTTTTATCGAGATTAAAACAATTATCGGCGAAGGTACAAGCAAAGAAAAAACAAGCGATGTCCATGGTGCTCCACTTGGAAATGATATTCTTACTTTGAAAAAAAATCTTAATTGAGAATATGATGATTTTTATCTTGCAGATGAACTAAGACAACACTGAAAAAATACCCTTGGAAAACGAAGTCAAAAAGCATTTGCTGAATTTAAAATTTCAAAAGAACTTAAAGAATTTCTTGAAAAAGGGCAAAATCTTGATTTTGAAATTGATTTAGATCTGGCAAAAAATCAGGCAACTCGTAATACTTCTGGCCAAATTCTTGATTATATTTCCAAACATCTTCCTTACTGAATCGGAGGTTCGGCTGATTTATCAGTTTCGACGAAAGCCAAAGGGAGTGATGGAGTTTTTAGTTGCCAAAATTACCAGGGAAGAAACATTATGTTTGGTGTCCGCGAGTTTGCAATGGCCTCAATTGCTAACGGGATTGCTTTACATTCAGTTTTACGTCCTTTTGTTTCAACTTTTTTTGTTTTTGCAGATTATCTAAAACCAGCTTTGCGACTTTCAGCAATTATGAAATTGCCAGTTAGCTACATTTTTAGTCATGATTCCTTAATGGTAGGGGAAGATGGACCGACTCATGAGCCAGTTGAACAACTCGCAATGTTAAGATCATTACCAAATCTTGCAGTTTATCGACCTGGCGATGAAAACGAATTAAAAGCAGCCTATGAATTAATTTTAGCAAAAAAAAATCATCCTTCAGCTCTAATTCTGACAAGGCAAAACATTAAATCTTTTAATTCCTGCAAAAAAGGCTTTAAAAAAGGAGCTTATTTAATAAGAAAAGCATCTTCAAAATGAGCCCTGATTGCTACCGGTTCTGAGCTCGGTCTTGCCAATGAAATTGCTAATAAATTAGATGTTAATCTAATTTCTTTATCAAATTGACAGAATAGTCCAATTTGAGATCCAAATTATGCAATTTCACTTGAATTAGCCACAACTTTTGGCTGAAAAGCGCATGCAAAATATAATTTTGGCCATGATGATTTCGGATTTTCAGCCCCAGCTGATAAAATTTTAGAAAAAATTGGCTTTAATTTTGATAATTTAGTTACAAAAATAAAGAAAATTATAATTTAG
- a CDS encoding MAGa3780 family membrane protein: protein MSENNNSYLSTKLDHFSAWKKERKIALIFSLIILGITFFLVGYGMINNRQEFVVDKFYFISFSNYFQNFSVFFYLTYQSNLIYGLVLFSFVLRPSRLKFQFLFVFTVILTIVLIVFWTVIAWNLHMDITFLLKTSTVHFFHPVFSILVLFWFRKEFMVNHLGLSLAVIYSVCYYLFCLLLYFFTIRQWISPEFKANNENIPEKRSVFFYTGLTIYPFLNFLHPFFYSGDNHSMVILLNLLMSFSVVLLPYWISLFYINVFGIKALNWSFFAWIKSLFIRLKNFFWVAKPKKEENFGEK from the coding sequence ATGTCAGAAAATAACAACTCGTATTTATCGACTAAGCTTGACCATTTTTCGGCTTGAAAAAAAGAGCGGAAAATTGCTCTAATTTTTTCTTTGATTATTCTTGGAATCACCTTTTTTCTGGTGGGTTATGGAATGATTAATAATCGCCAAGAATTTGTGGTTGATAAATTTTATTTTATTAGTTTTAGTAATTATTTCCAAAATTTTAGTGTTTTTTTCTATCTAACTTACCAGTCAAATCTCATTTATGGACTTGTTTTATTTAGTTTTGTCCTAAGACCTTCAAGGCTAAAATTCCAATTTTTATTTGTTTTTACAGTGATTTTAACTATTGTTTTAATTGTTTTTTGAACCGTAATTGCCTGAAATTTACATATGGATATTACTTTTTTGCTAAAAACTTCAACAGTCCATTTTTTTCATCCCGTTTTTTCAATTCTCGTGCTTTTTTGGTTTCGCAAAGAATTTATGGTCAATCATCTTGGCCTAAGTCTTGCTGTTATTTATTCTGTTTGTTATTATTTATTTTGTCTGCTTTTATATTTTTTTACAATTAGACAGTGAATTAGTCCTGAATTTAAGGCAAATAATGAAAATATCCCAGAAAAAAGGTCAGTTTTTTTCTATACAGGACTAACAATTTATCCCTTTCTTAACTTTTTACACCCATTTTTTTATTCAGGTGATAATCATTCAATGGTGATTCTACTTAATTTGCTAATGAGTTTCTCAGTTGTATTACTTCCTTATTGAATTTCGCTTTTTTACATTAATGTTTTTGGAATCAAAGCACTAAATTGAAGCTTTTTTGCGTGGATTAAATCGCTTTTTATTCGCTTAAAAAACTTTTTTTGGGTTGCAAAACCAAAAAAAGAAGAAAATTTTGGAGAAAAATAG
- the mnmA gene encoding tRNA 2-thiouridine(34) synthase MnmA — MAKIVVGLSGGVDSAVSAYLLKKAGHNVIAVFMRNWDSSLNNDFLGKKNEKNFTICPQEQDWLDAKVVAKQLNIPIFRIDFIKEYWDEVFSDLILKYQSGLTPNPDILCNKNIKFKHFLDYAQKVHNADFIAMGHYAKTDNGNLYAGADSLKDQSYFLGQLSKSQLQKTIFPLGNLHKSEVRKIANELGLINAKKKDSTGICFIGERKFTDFLQNYIPAQPGNIIDISTKKVLGKHIGIMYFTIGQRKGFGLSGMKEPYFVVGHNLKEKILYVSPQSEKKWLESDSLMAKNANFLSENFRNLDNLSAKFRYRQEAIPIKIEKIQDNSFWISYQKYQAITPGQQVVIYHQNQVILAGEIALLFRNGKKLDYLD, encoded by the coding sequence GTGGCAAAAATCGTTGTAGGACTTTCCGGTGGGGTTGATTCAGCAGTGAGTGCTTATCTTTTGAAAAAAGCTGGTCATAATGTGATTGCAGTTTTTATGCGTAATTGAGACTCAAGTCTTAATAATGATTTTTTAGGTAAAAAAAATGAAAAAAATTTCACTATTTGCCCTCAAGAGCAAGATTGACTTGATGCTAAAGTCGTAGCAAAACAGTTAAATATCCCGATTTTCCGTATTGATTTTATCAAAGAATATTGAGATGAAGTTTTTAGTGACCTAATTTTAAAATACCAAAGCGGCCTAACCCCAAATCCGGATATTTTATGTAATAAAAATATTAAATTTAAGCACTTTCTTGACTATGCCCAAAAAGTTCATAATGCTGATTTTATTGCAATGGGCCATTATGCAAAAACAGATAATGGAAATTTGTATGCCGGAGCTGATTCTTTAAAAGACCAAAGTTACTTTCTTGGGCAGTTATCAAAATCCCAACTTCAAAAAACCATTTTTCCTCTTGGAAATCTGCATAAATCCGAGGTAAGAAAAATTGCTAACGAGCTAGGGCTAATTAATGCAAAAAAAAAAGATTCAACCGGAATTTGCTTTATCGGCGAAAGAAAATTTACTGATTTTCTTCAGAATTACATTCCTGCCCAACCCGGTAATATTATTGATATTTCTACAAAAAAAGTGCTTGGAAAACATATCGGGATTATGTATTTTACCATCGGACAGCGCAAAGGTTTTGGACTAAGCGGGATGAAAGAACCTTATTTTGTAGTTGGTCATAATTTAAAGGAAAAAATTTTATATGTATCACCCCAAAGTGAAAAAAAATGACTTGAATCTGATAGTTTAATGGCTAAAAACGCTAATTTTTTAAGTGAAAATTTTAGAAATCTTGATAATTTAAGTGCAAAATTCCGTTATCGCCAGGAAGCAATCCCAATTAAAATCGAAAAAATTCAGGATAATTCCTTCTGAATTTCCTATCAAAAATATCAGGCAATCACGCCAGGCCAACAAGTTGTAATTTATCATCAGAATCAAGTTATTTTAGCAGGCGAAATTGCTCTACTTTTTAGAAATGGAAAAAAACTTGACTATCTTGACTAG